The genomic DNA CCTGCTTGTACTCTCGCTCTATACTCTTGAGTCCCCGTTCTCCTAGCTTCCTTGGTAGGTACATTATTGCTGTTGATCCTAGCGGGTGCTTACCCCCATTCTCCGAAATCTATGGTTGCCGAAATGTAGCAAAATTcgacaaaaattattttcattcgataaaaatataattgcattcgataaaaatattttcattcgataaaaaaatatttttagtcgATGATTATATTTCCATTcgataaaatatattttcatttgataattttttttttagtgcgataaaaataaaatatgtttccaTTCAATGGAATATTTTCATTCggtaaaaatattttcattcgataaaaaatatattttcattcgATAATGTCACGTGACTCCAGGAGGCATGGTCACCAGGCATTCAAGGCATGGTCACAAAGCTCCCCGCCAAGCTTCCATAAACATGGCGACCGATGAAAATGTAACCGATTCCTTGTGGGAAGACTTTTTCTCGGGTCTTGTTAATCTACTCGACATTTGCGAGTACCATAGTTTGAATGTTAACTTGGATTTTCCCTCAGCAGCAATTTTGTTTAACCAGTTGGACATTACGGTATCAGTTCTCAGAAGTGTTTCTGACGGTGTCGCAAATTTACCTTGCACTGATCAGCTCCAAGAACTTTGTTCATGCTTTTCTGAAATCCACTTGTATTGGTGGAATAGAATGGGTGAAATAGGAAGAAGAACCACAAGTATAGCCAATTTGGGTCCACGTTCTGCAGCTGTGAGTGGAGTGGGAAGGCCAAAGCTTGAAATTGCGCAGGAACTTTTGGAAAACCTGAGAGCTCTAGGTTGCACAAATAGCTCGCATGCTGCAAGTTTCCCGATGAACCATTCGACGGAGAGTGGTGGAGTATGGATTACACTGCGGAAGGTGGTCTGGCATAAGTGACTATCAGCTAGACACCATAATAAGAGGGTACATTTCACGCCACGGGGTAACTACCGGCCAATCCTATATTATTGGGTACGTAAGGTCCTTGGGGTACCTTGTGCAATGGGATTGAATGCGCGCTGCCATTAATAGAGTGGATCCCGAAAACACTGCTTTGCGATGGGCAGTGGTAGTAACACGTAGAGTTTACAGTGAACCGTGGCCTAATTCGTTATGGCATATAGATGGACACCACAGCCTCATACGGTGGGGATTTGTAATTCATGGATGTATAGACGGTTTCTCAAGAATTATTACTTTTCTTAGGTGTTCCACAAACAACCGATCAATTACTGTCATGTCTTATTTTGAGGATGCCATCTCGTGTACGTGGAGATCACGGAGGTGAAAATGGTTTGGTTGCTCAGTTTATGACCCAAGAGAGAGGTGAGGGGAGAGGAAGCTTTATAGCCGGGCCCTCTATCCGTAATCAGCGAATAGAACGTCTCTGGAGGGATGTATTTAGATGCGTATGTTCTCTCTTTTATGGTGTTTTTTACGCGCTAGAGGAAGGAGGATACTTACATACGAGCAATGACATTGAAATGTTCGTATTGCACTTTATATTTGCGCCACGAATTAACTTAGCCCTAAGTGAGTTTTGCAGCGCATCAAATTCACGACCGGTGAGAACTGAACACAACTGGTCGCCAAATAGATTGTGGGTGAATAGTATGATTAACCGCCACTATATGGATCCTGCTTTGAATGAGCCAACACCCTCTGACCTGGAATATTATGGCAATGATCCTGAGGGACCAGCTTCACTGGAGGAACATGGCTCAGTGGAAGTTAATGACATTTTAAGCCCCCTCGATGAAGACGAGTTTGCAGAATTTGCTCAATTCGTTAATCCACAAACCTAATCAGAAAGCTTTGGCATTGACATATTTATCAGGGTCCTTGAAGTTATAAGAGCAATTcaacaaagaaatatttgaacTTACAGACTGTTTCCTTttctaagaaaattaaaatctgCACACATAAGTAAATGGGAAATGTGTGAGAATTTGACACAAATTTGGTTTACGACCATGCGTTTAAGCACTAATatgaaaacgtttgtataaTATTGGTATGTAAACATCTAAGCCACTGTCATGTGAAAAATAACATAATCAAGATAGTTGTAACAAGATTGAATGTGAACATTAATGATCTTCCATAACTTAAATGGAATTAAAAGATTTCCAACGAAATGTGTCATCAATAACAGCTTTTAGCGTTGTTTGGAACTCTGAGTATGAATCAGCTCTTCCAGGTAGTTCAAGCTGATGCAAACAAGCACGTGAAAAAACTATTCCATCCGTGTTGAATGAAACCGTGATTTTTCCTCCCTCTATTCCTGCTGCAGGAATGGACTCACAGCCAGTAAGAAATCGCATGAAGGACTTCAGATCTGCAAAGGAAATTGAACTTCTGTTTTCCTCCATTTTAACAAAGAGAAGCGATCTTAAGTCTTTGAAATGAAACTAACAGCTTTTGGTGTCATCAGGTTTTATTGGTTAAAACCGAGAGATACTTTTTGACACTAACTATATATCACAACTATATAAGATGAGACCAGAGGAGATAAGATACGAACTTTTATTTAGTGTATTTAATTATCCCAAGTAAACAACCTGGGGATACTAAATAAGACCAATATTGCGTTCATTTCTTGAAAACTGATGTGATGGGAAAATACACTCACGCAGAAAGGAAGTGagggaggtgcggtggcctaATGGTTGATATCAAGTGGTCCAGGTTTGAGCCCTCGGGgcagtagaaatactcctagctAGTCGCGTCATGCTACAGAAATTGGGATAAGCTCCAGCCTGAGGGGCCACTAggctcgtatgcagactttactgttacctttttttaaaaacaaagtaaaaagcAAGAAGTCCCGgaaaaaaatcacatctttcTTACCTGTCTCATTGCACTCATCTATAAACTGGAAAAGATAACCCCATATTTGGCGATGTTCATCAGAGGAAAGTGGACTCTTTGGCTTCAAGAGATCCTTAATAGCTGTAACATCTAATTTCGTAGCACTGTGCACTAAAAGAGTCTCAAATAGTGTTGGATTCTTCTCAATAGCATGAAGAACTTTGGAACTCTTCAGACCAGAACGTAATTTGTCCAACAACACTTTTTTCCGGTTGAGTACATAGTGTAAGAGAAGTGACTGCAGTATCAGGTTTCTGTTGTCATCCTAGCAAACCATAACAATACAAGTGCAGTGGCTTTAATATTTATCATCACAAATTCCAGCTGTGGGTGGGCTACTCCCTCAACTTTTCAAACCAGATCCTAAATCATTAACAAATAAGGACAACAAGGGTGGCAcatattgtacaacaataaataGGTCACAACATACTGATAGTCTTTGCTTTAACCACTACAGTCACACAGGAATAGAGAAGGGGGTAAGGGATGTTGAGCTTGACAGGTaattaactttaaattttattcaattgTTTACTTGGAAACACTCTGTCTGACattttgtcaaaatttgcaAGTATGGATATGAAAAGAGAGAGGATAAttataaaagaagaaaaaaaatatgtggTACTATTTTCTATTTGCTATTTTCACTTACTGATAGCAACGTTGAGATGCCACATTCATTACACAAGGAAATGAATTTTGCGTCTTGCCTTAACTCTTGGAGTTCAGGTGAGGTTGCACCAGACAACTACAGGATATAAAGAATTTATACTGTAGATTAACATGTTTTCCTGTATTTTCTACTATTGACACTACTTTAAGTTGAATACTGTAAAAACCTGTGTGTAAGAACATAGTGGTTTAAGAACCTGCTGGAAGAAATTTCCAATGTTAATACCCCAAAATATAAGAACCAGTTTAGCCAAGCAAGATCAAGCAGGTTCGTTCTCATGTGACTTACAGTAAAATTATGATAAATATTGTAACAATGAGTTTGACATTACTGTATACTTATGGACCAAAcccaagtttatttatttttctgtgggTAATGAAAACTGTATCCAGTTCcttcataaaaattaaaaaccctAACAAAGAACATACTTAGCCTTAATTGCCTACAACTAATTAAGGATCTTACACGCAGGTTTTACTGTCACTCAAACATTTGGAGTAGTACCTTCTCAATGAACTCTCTTGCCTCTTCATCCCTAACATCATCAACTGTAACATAGCACAGGGCTTTATGGACATCACCTGTTGCAATATACCAGTACACTGGAGGGGCAAAGCAAGGACATCCAATAAAAGACTGGAGTATACCATGCCCTATCAATCGTCCAAGGACCTCCATTAGTCCTGAGTGAACTGATGTGCTGTTATAGGCAGGGAGTTTCCTGTGATCTGATCCTTCCAATAATTTGAAGGCTGGAAATGTTGCTATTGCTTTTGTGGCATCATTGAAAAACTCACGACGGATTCCACCTGTGTCAACAGCTGGCTGACTCTTATACTGCACTCTAACACGCTTAGAAGCATCAAAGGCAGTAGCATTTTTATAGAATGCAATAGTATCAGCTATAAGGTCATCTGGGTCAATGGTGATCTTAATTTCAGGACCTGTAATAACCTTGTCAGCAAGACTTTGTAGTACCTCTGCAAGAGAAACTtctaaaaaagacaaaaaatgtaTCAGCTTTCTTCCATCCTGTGTATCATCACTTAGCTTTATGGTGATATTGCGGGACATGCATGTGGTAATATCCTGGAAACTCCTATGTCAAACCCAGTCAAAAGGTGTACCTCGATAACATTTGAATTTAAGTGTTTATTCATATTTCTTAAGAATCAAACCATACCTGGATCATATAACAAATGGTACCTATAATAGCTGTAACACAGGAATAGGCATATCATTTTCCAAAGGCCATCTACCTTCCTTTCACAAAACCCACActtctttaaataaagtatacattttttttaccttgctCCTTTTCACTCTTGAAAACTTCATCAATTGCATCTGGAAGGTCTAAGGAACCATTGAATACTTCTTTTAGATAACCTTCATCATGTTGTGGAAACATCTGACGAAGACATCCTATGCCATTCTGAaaaaacattaataaaaaaaaatgaagcaatATTCTCATTACTAAGGATATGTCATAATTATGACAGGTGAAACTTGCCTCAGTTATGTCCTAGTGATGTTGCCTTATGTCCAAATATTAGCCTGTCAAAAAGTCTGACACAGTTGGGCAGTTTTATGAAAACATACAATATATCTCATTTTGGCCGCATTGCATTTGAtaacgttttgtttgtttgctctctTTTTTCGTAGCAGCCAACACCATACAATGGAATCTGGCTAAGAATTGTATAATAATACAATGCTAACagctcaaaataatttttgacatcacacaaatacatgtaaatacctCATCATCTGCCACAGATTGACAGGCAGGTCCTTCCACAGATGACACGCCCCTATTATCTGCGAGAATAGTACTAGTCCTTTCCACAGGGATGATTTCAAATGTGTCGGAAATGTTTTCCTGGTCCTGTTCTTGCTGTTTGTTTAGACGAACATACAATTTGCCTTGACCACATAAGTTTTTAATGTGCTTAAAATCCCAGCTGTAGCCATCAGCTACAACAGGAGTAGAGACTCTTTTGCCGAGGACTTTAACAAATTCGAAATCATCCGGTGCAATGTCAGGTATTTGTGTCTTCAACGCTCCGACGATTTTATTACGTACGAGCTGTTCGTCATCCGTCGTGAGAAAATCCACTTCAGCATAGCACATTATGGTATCATTCTTTAAAGGATATTCGTTTGAAGAACCAGAATTTTCCAGGAGGACAACCGTTTTAACCACATCCTTGGGAAGAACATTCCCATAACGTGAAGCCCCTGACAATCGGGTTCTTTTAGGATACGCGCTAGTGGCGTCATTCTGGAACGAAGTGCTGACATTTCGTGTGAATGACGATCGATTGCTTCTTAAAATATCCCTGGCGCGGTTTACAACCTGTCCAATTTGAGAGTTTAGCCGTTGGCTAGTTGTACTTGTGTTCTGTGTGGTAGCTGTAAATAACATATTTAAGGGTAAAATTAGCCGATTTGAGGTCTGCTCCTGTCTGTTTATAAAGAAAGCATGAGCAAGGAGGTACAAAGTAAAACTAATTTACAACTACCTTCCAGTCTTCCTGTTTCCCCTGCATTTGCAGATCTATTGGTATTCGACTGCAGATACTCCTCCAACGCTTGTCTCACCTCGGAACGAATTATTGACCGGTTCAAATCCATTTTTGTGAAGCTGTGAAAAAGCTGCGAAAGCAAAACAGACCGGGCAGGCGAACCTCTTTTGGCGCGAACTTCGGTCCTATGCGACCAGGCCTAACAATACCACGTGACATTATcgaatgaaaatatattttttatcgaATGAAGATATTTCTAccgaatgaaaatttattccaTTGAATGGGAAACATATTTTATCGAATGAAAACATAtcaaatgaaatttatttttattgcactaaaaaaaaaaaaaattatcaaatgaaaatatatttcatcgactaaaaatatattttttattgaatgaaaatatttttatcgaataaaattctttttatcgaatgcaaatatatttttatcgaatgaaaaaatatttttatcgaacgaaaataatttttatcgaATTTTGCTACATTTCGGCAACCATAGAAATCACCTTTCTTGATTCTCTGACTAGCCTGTGTAATTCCATAATCGGCCAACACTGGGTTGTAATGAAGTAGGTAAGCACACGCATTGCAAACTCTTTTGTTGCAACCATGTTGTTGTATTGAGATAGTGGGCTTGACCAAATCAATGATAATCTTTGTATATATGCCTTACTAGCAATCTCTAGAACTAAGGTGTCATCCTGCTTGATGTTCTGCACGATTCCAAGGAACTTGTAATGTGGTCCCTGCTTGAGGCAATCTACAAAGTCCTCTTCTACTACACACATACTATTGAGTCCTATTTTAAGTTACTCTTCTTCAGATGTACCACCGAACACTTGCGTTCGTTCCAATGCAGTCTAACATCCTTCATTCAAGACTTTCTTTGCCACTCTTCTAAATTTCTCTTCCGATACAGCATAAAACATGAGGCCATCATTGTAAAGCAAGTGTCCTCTGCCCAATTGTCTTAGAGATTCTGTAGCCGTCCGTTGCACTCGGCATCCATGATATCGGGTTAATGCAGAGAGTGAACACTCTTGGACAGAGTGCGTTTTCCTGGGGAAGACCTGTTTTGAACATAATCACTTCCTGATGTTTCATAGCCTTGCGAGGTTCTTGCTGGGATCCTATAGTGTTCCAACTCATTGTAAGCTTTTGGATCGTCTTGCAAAGccagagtggaaatttgtgTAGTGAGAACATTTCTATCAGCCATCGGTGATCTACACTAAAAGGTAAAgctaaagtcactttatttaacgtcggtagttccttctgctacgaggctggtatcaatgtaAGCCTACGGTGAGCCCTTTACCCcactccctctgtcagtgctccgttttaaggggatttaaagctatagctacaaggATCAGAGGAAattcgaaacagacgttgaagtcaccgaagATCGAACTGGGAACCTCTCGCCCCGAAAGCCGAGCACTAACCATCTGAGCCACGACTGTCGTTAAGCTTCTCTCACATCTACCCATGCCATGCGTACATTCCTCTTACCGTGCTGGCTGTCTTGGCACACCATCCGATCAATTAATAAGTTGTCAACAGTGCCCGCACATCCCTCTTTAGCACCTCGTTGGTATCCTTGGATATGCCCCTATTTGTCGAGATGTTCATCAGTGGATTTCGTTTATCAAACCTCTCTGCATCACTTCTTCTCTCCTTGTGTTCCTCCTGATAATATATGGAACATTACCCATAGATTT from Montipora capricornis isolate CH-2021 chromosome 2, ASM3666992v2, whole genome shotgun sequence includes the following:
- the LOC138037898 gene encoding uncharacterized protein — translated: MSRNITIKLSDDTQDGRKLIHFLSFLEVSLAEVLQSLADKVITGPEIKITIDPDDLIADTIAFYKNATAFDASKRVRVQYKSQPAVDTGGIRREFFNDATKAIATFPAFKLLEGSDHRKLPAYNSTSVHSGLMEVLGRLIGHGILQSFIGCPCFAPPVYWYIATGDVHKALCYVTVDDVRDEEAREFIEKVLLQMFE
- the LOC138037897 gene encoding uncharacterized protein, with amino-acid sequence MDLNRSIIRSEVRQALEEYLQSNTNRSANAGETGRLEATTQNTSTTSQRLNSQIGQVVNRARDILRSNRSSFTRNVSTSFQNDATSAYPKRTRLSGASRYGNVLPKDVVKTVVLLENSGSSNEYPLKNDTIMCYAEVDFLTTDDEQLVRNKIVGALKTQIPDIAPDDFEFVKVLGKRVSTPVVADGYSWDFKHIKNLCGQGKLYVRLNKQQEQDQENISDTFEIIPVERTSTILADNRGVSSVEGPACQSVADDEVFTCICVMSKIILSC